Genomic DNA from Flavobacterium sp. N502540:
ATTTTAAGCCTTTCTTTGCTGATTAATTTACCTGTTACTTTACAAATACCATAGGTTTTATTTTCAACACGGAATAATGCGTTTTTTAGATCGCGTATAAACTTTTCCTGTCTGATTGCCAACTGTGAGTTTGCTTCTTTAGACATTGTTTCGCTTCCTTCTTCAAATGCTTTAAAAGTTGGAGAAGTATCATCTGTTCCGTTATTCAAATCGTTCATATAAGCACTCTTTATCAAATCCAGATCAGCTTGTGCTTTTTGTATTTTGCTTTGAATTATTTCTTTGAACTCTGCTAAATCAGCATCAGAGTATCTTGTAATTTCATCTATCATCTTATATTATTTTGAAATTAATATCATTGTTTTAATGTCATCAAATTCAATTTCTGTGCCGTTTTCCAAAGCGTCAACAAAAACCAAATCATCAGTCAATGTCTCAGACTTAATATAGTCTTCATTTTTTAGAATTGCCTCTTCTAAAAGGCCGCTTCTTTTTATTTGAACTTTAATTTTATCGGTAACTTCAAATCCTGAATCTTTACGAATATTTTGAATTCTGTTTACCAATTCTCTCGCGATTCCTTCGTTTTTCAATTCTTCCGAAATTGTAATATCAAGTGCAACCGTAATTCCGTTTGAATTTGCAACCAGCCAGCCTTCAATATCCTGAGATGTTATTTCGACATCTTCTAATGATAAAGTTACGGTATTTCCTGCAATTACAATATCCAATGCTCCCTGCTTGTCCAACTGATTGATCTGATCTGCCGAAAAAGACTGTATCTCTTTGGAAATCAATCCCATATCTTTTCCAAAACGTGGCCCAAGAGCTTTAAAATTAGGCTTAATCTGTTTCACCAAAATACCTGAATCATCGTCTAAAAGCACAATCTCTTTAACGTTAACTTCTGCTTTTACAAGTTCAGAAATTGCTTCAATTTCAGCCCTCTGATTCTCGTCAAGTACCGGAATCATTACCTTTTGCAAAGGCTGACGCACTTTAATCATTTCCTTTTTACGCAGTGACAAAACCAAAGACGATATAGTTTGCGCCTTCTGCATTTTGCTTTCTAACGTTTTATTAACAAAGTTTTCGACAAATTTCGGGAACTCTGCCAAGTGAACACTGGCAAATTGCTCTGTTTGCGTAGAACCTGTTAAATCGCGGTATAATTTATCCATGAAAAAAGGAGCGATCGGAGCACTTAATTTGCTTATCGTTAATAAACAAGTGTAAAGTGTTTGATAGGCTGCGATTTTATCATGGGCGTATTCTCCTTTCCAGAAACGACGACGGCACAAACGAACGTACCAGTTACTTAAGTTTTCCTGAACGAAGTCTGAAATCGCCCTTGCTGCTTTCGTAGGCTCATAATCTTCGTAACATTCGTCAACAAATTTTATTAAAGTATGTAATTCCGACATGATCCACTGATCGATTTCCGGTCTTTCGTTTAACGGAATTTCAGCTTCTGCATATTTAAATCCATCAATATTGGCATATAACGAGAAGAATGAATACGTATTATACAGGGTTCCGAAGAATTTTCGGCGAACCTCAGCAATTCCTTCAATATCAAACTTTAAGTTATCCCATGGATTTGCATTAGAGATCATGTACCAACGTGTGGCATCAGGACCGTACTCCTTAATTGTTTCAAAAGGATCCGTTGCATTTCCTAAACGTTTCGACATTTTTTGTCCATTTTTATCCAGAACTAAACCATTCGAAACGACATTTTTGTACGCAATTTTATCGAAAACCAAAGTCCCGATTGCGTGCAGTGTATAAAACCATCCACGAGTCTGATCGACACCTTCTGCGATGAAATTCGCAGGGAAATCTTTATTCTCATCGATTTTATCTTTATTCTCAAAAGGGTAATGCCATTGTGCATACGGCATCGCTCCCGAATCAAACCAAACGTCAATCAAATCGCTTTCACGTTTCATTGGCTGGCCTGAAGCTGAAACCAAAGTAATTCCGTCAACTACATTTTTATGCAGGTCAACTAAATCATAGTTTGATTCAGACATATTTCCGATTTCGAAACCTTTGAATGGGTTTTCTTTTTGAAAACCTGCTTCGATAGATTTTTCAATCGCATTATACAATTCTTCAACAGAACCAATAAGAACTTCTTCTTTTTTGTCTTCAGTTCTCCAAATTGGCAATGGAATCCCCCAATATCTAGAACGAGATAAGTTCCAGTCGTTAGCATTTTTCAGCCAGTTTCCAAAACGTCCTTCACCAGTAGACTTAGGCTTCCAATTGATAGTTTCGTTCAGGTCGAACATTCTATCTTTGACATCGGTTACTTTAATAAACCATGAGTCTAGCGGATAATATAATAACGGCTCATCAGTTCTCCAACTGTGTGGATAACTATGTACGTATTTTTCAACCTTAAAGGCTTTATTTTCTTCTTTTAATCGAATAGCAATTTCAACATCTACAGAACGCTCTGGCGCCTGACCTGCATCATAATATTCATTTTTCACATATTTTCCTGCCAAATCACCTACATGAGAAGTAAATTTCCCTTGTAAATCTACTAAAGGGACTGCAGTACCATTTTCATCTAAAACCAACATTGGCGGTACTTCCGGTTTTGCTTCTTTTGCTACTTTAGCATCATCAGCACCAAAAGTAGGCGCAGTATGCACTACTCCCGTTCCATCTTCTGTGGTCACAAAATCTCCTGTGATTACTCTGAATGCATTTTCAGGATTCTGATAAGGCAGCACGTATGGCAATAATTGCTCATAACGAATTTCTGCTAAATCAGCTCCTTTTGCTTCTGCTACAATTTTATACGGAAGCTGCTTGTCGCCATTTTTCACTTTATCAAAATCAGCATCGTCTTCGCTGGCAAAAAATCCTTTTCCGAATTGTTTCCCTACCAAGTTTTTTGCTAGAACCACATTGATTGGCTCAAAAGTATACTGATTGAACGTTTTCACTAAAACATAATCAATTTTTGGCCCAACTGTCAAAGCGGTATTCGATGGTAATGTCCATGGCGTAGTCGTCCAGGCCAGGATGTGAATATCTCCAAAACCTTTCAAGAAGGAAGGCAGTGTTTCTGGTATTGTTTTAAATTGTGCTACGATGGTAGTATCGGTAACATCACGATAAGCTCCGGGCTGATTTACTTCGTGAGAAGACAATCCTGTTCCGGCTTTAGGTGAGTAAGGCTGAATGGTGTATCCTTTGTATAGCAAACCTTTATCGTAGATTTGTTTCAAAAGCCACCAAACCGATTCCATATATTTTGGTTTATAAGTTACATACGGATCTTCCATATCTACCCAATATCCCATTTTTTCGGTCAAATCATTCCATACATCGGTATAACGCATTACGGTTTTTTTACACGCTTCGTTATATTCTTCGATAGAAATGGTTTTCCCAATATCTTCTTTTGTAATTCCAAGTTCTTTTTCGGTACCTAATTCTACAGGCAACCCGTGAGTATCCCAACCGGCTTTTCTTTTTACCTGAAAACCTTTTTGAGTTTTGTAACGACAAAAAATATCTTTAATTGCACGAGCCATCACGTGGTGAATTCCCGGTAATCCGTTTGCTGAAGGCGGACCTTCAAAAAACACATAAGGCTCAGCACCTTCACGGGTACTTACACTCTTTTCAAATATATTTTCTTTCTTCCAAAAATCAAGTACTTCTGACGCTACTGTTGGTAAGTCAAGTCCTTTGTATTCAGTAAATTTTGTGCTCATTTTATACTTTTCTTAAACGAGGTGCGAAAGTAAGGAATTTTGGATTATTGACCATCAATTTCTTTAAATTTCACAAACTTTTGTTGAGATAATACGCCCTAAAACAAAAGAATTGATTAATTTCCGGCATCCAACTCAGAAAACCGAGTCTATAAACCAAAAACTAATCAATTCTGATTATTCTTTTTCAAAAAGACAACAAAGACTATTTAAAGCCTCCGAAATACACTTCTTTCATAAAAATTCGATTTCCAAAAACGGGATTAACCTCTACTTTTTCGCGTATTTCCTGATAAAGGGTTTCTCCGTTAAAATCTTCGATTTCATAATTAATCTTATGTGGAATTTTTCCGGAATTTAATGTTGCAACGGGGCGGTAATCGCCAAAAAGTTTTCGTTCGAAAAAACTTTTGTTACCGTTATCGAATTCTGTTTTTTCGGTAGAAACGATATTAAAATTCTCTTTATCAATAAAAACATGATAATCTGTTTTAGGAATTGTTCTATTTCCTGAACTTAATGTTTTCTCAAAATAATTCAAATGATAGCATACTCTTCCTTCATACATTTCATCTTGCAAAACTTCAAAATTATTCCATAAATCAAGTCTTAAATCGGTTAAAAAATTTACCGGATCTAAATTTTTAGATAAATTACTGTAATCGTATGCGGTGAGTTTTGCCCATTTTGCATTTACGCCACTTTCGCGATCATCATGACTCCAGGCTTCGGCTCCATTAACAATCTCATAGTAACTTTCAGGCATTTTTTTTCTTAAAAGATAATTCGAGTTAGTTGCCCATCTTTCTTCCGTTTGAGATACTTTATTCCCCTCTATAGAAAGCTTAGAATACAAATGTGCTTTTTCGATTTTTTTTAAAGCCTGACTTCCTCCTAAATTATCAATTACTTTGGCCAGCAAATTAGCATTGAGCTGATAAGGTATAGAATCAAGCAAATTAGATCTTTGCATTTTAGCTTTTTCTAAGTTGGCCTCACGATTCGATTTTTCGATTTCCCACTCTGCATCCTGCTGCTCTATTTTCTCAAAGAAAGCTAATCTTTTTTCTTCTTTTTCTTCAGCGATTTTCAGTCCTAATTTTTTAAGATCAGCAAAACGTGTTGTATGGCTTCTGACTTTTTTGTCAACAAAATTGGCACTATTTACTCTTTTAACAATAGCCGAGCCCCGTGAATCCTGCTTGTCATTTTCGATCAGTAAATTTGCATACTGCAATGCTTTTTCTTTATTTTCCAATAGAAAATACGTTTCGGCTAAATTGTTTGTTACAATAAACCGGATATTTTCGTTTGCAGGTGAAGGCGGATATTTGACCAATAAACTTTCTAAATATTGTAAATGCGGCGCCAGTAATTTCTCGTCTAACCCCTTTTCAAGTGTTATTTTTTCTATTTGAGCCGTAATTTCATTCTCAAAATCCAGCATCTGTTTGTATTCTGAATGCCCTTTTGAAGTTACAAATTCAAACTTTTCTTTGGATTCATCAATTGTATAAGCAAATTTGTAATTAAGATAATTCTGAATCTTTTCTACAGATTGATAAATTACCCTATCCATACCCAATTCTTCTGCAGTGTAATCATTATCTTTTTCTGCTTGTTCGACTCTTTGATTACTTAAAGCTATCGCGGCTTTTACATTTTCTTTTTGATAAGAACCTCCAATTACATACGATTCTGTATTATTAAAATCTTCAGATAATAAAAGTTTATCTCCACATTTAGCTTCTACTTTTATTTTCACACTATAATTAGAATAGACCATAAATTGCCAGCTATTCTTTTTCTTATCGAATGTGCTATCGACTTTTGTCGCATTGTACTTAGGAAGTGCAATGGTTAAATAAATTTTCAACTTACCATTTGCAGGATCCTTTATAAAACCTTCTATATCAAAATATTTTTTCTTTAAGACAAGCTCTTCCTGCACCAATTCTTTATCCATTTGATAAAACGTGGTTTGTGTTAAGGCATTATCAAGAATAGGGAATGAAGAATATTTAATTACTGGTATAAAAAATTTCTTCTTTTTTGAGCTTATCTTTTCTTGTGCCTGAATTGAACCAATTACAAGCAAAGCAATTAAGAGTAATGTTTTTTTCATAGGCAAAAAAAAAGCCACCAGAAATAAATTCTGATGGCTTTAGGTTTTTATTTGGTTTATTTTTTATTGAAAATTTGAATAGATTTGTCAGACACATAAAAAATGTTTTGCGTCGCAGGATCTACCTCATAAATAGGTTTTGTGTTATTGAAGATAATTTTATCCACTTCAGTCCCTTCAGCTTTACTAACTTTCACTAAAACTTTTTCTCCACTATCTGCTTTTGCAAAAATGTAAGAGTAGTCTCTGTTTTGTTTCATCGCATTAAAACGAGAATTAAATTTAGCAGCTACAATACCAAGAGCTGCTGAAGCCATAGCCATATTCTTAGCCTGGTTCTTTTTTGATTTATCCTCTTCTTTAATAACAGTAGACCTCATATTTCCGCTGGAATCACGATACGTCATTGTTAACTCAGCACCTTGTGCAGCACTTACTGCTGATCCAACTCCTAAACCAATACTTCCAGCAATTGCAGCACTTTTAAGCAAACGTCTGGTTCCTTCACCTGGTTGTGTATAAGTAAGGTGATATTTTATTGTTCCATCCATATTAACTCCCATTACCTCAACTGGTCCTGAAAGCACTACACCCCAAGGAAATAATTCGATACTGTTTAGTTCTTTTTCCTTTTTGATGTTTACTTTAGCAAAAGGCTCTGGTTTGTCCTTAATACTTGGATCGAATTTGTATAATTTCTCATCATTATATACCAAGTACGAATTTGTAGCTTCGTCATAAGTTGGTAAAACCGGACGACTTTTATCAAAACCGATGTTACGCTTCCAAAGTTTAATTCCAGTTTTATAATCAACCATATTTCCGTAAGTTCCGGTAAGGTACATTACTTTTTCACCTACTTTTCCTAAGTAGTAAATTGGATCTTCTTTGTCGTCTGAAATTTCGATGAATTTTTTCCAAAGTTTTTCTCCGTCTTTATTGATCAGCATCATTTCATTTTCTGCAACATATAAGAAATCCTCGTCGATAGGAATTACTCTTTTTAATCCATCTCCGCGAGCATCTTTTTTCCAAACTTTTTCGCCTGTATTTAGATCAAAAAAGTTAAATCCGCCATAATGAGCAATTAATAATTTTGTACCCCAATCTTCTAAATAAACAACACGTTTTGTTTTAATAGATTCTTTCCAGATACTTTTTCCGTTTTCTGTATTCAAAACATTTAAATATTCTTTGGCCGCAAACAAACCTTTACTGTTCACTACTACAATATTTTTATCATTCTGAGTCAAAAAGAATCTTGAGTACTCTTCTTCAGCTTTCCAGTTTAATTTTCCTGAATTTCTGTCGAATGAATATAATTTCCCGTACAATAAATAATAAATTACTGATCCATGTACTGTAGCTTTATTTGTAAATGCAGATTCTTTTACTGATAGTGAAAAACTAAACAATGATTTTGCTTTATCTACAGTAGTGTTCCATTTTAACTCTCCTGTTTTCATATCTAATAAGGCAATTGCCATATCTCCGTCTTTTTTCATAGTAAGCAAATACTCATCTGTTTCAGGAATAAAATCTGACTGCATTACCCAGAAAGATTCTTTAGATGAATTATAAACCACTTTACCTGTATCAGTATTAATAATAATATATTTACTATTGATATAGGCCTCTACATAAGGGCTTCCGGCAACACTTGACAAGTCACTTTTTTCTTTAAAAAGTTTCCCAAAATCTGGATCAGTCAAAATATCACCTGCAGAGGTTGATCCAAAATCATCTTTTGTTAAAGTCCAAACAATTTTTTTTGTCTCAGGATCTAAACCTTTTACAGTTCCTCCTTCTTTAAAAACAACAATTCCTGTTATTTCGTTTTGAACCATGTCTTTTACACTGTTCTCTGTAGTGATGATTTCATCATATTTTCTTTGAGCTGTAACCGAAAGGCTAACCAGAAAAAGTAAAATAATAGAAAAAGTAATTTTCTTCATGCTTTTTTTCTTTAAAAAATTTAATAATTAGGCTGGAAATTTCATTATCGAATTGACATAATAAAAAATATTTACCAAAACTTTAATAAAAATTCCCTGCACAAATATATAAAAATAGCATTCCGTTTTAAGAAAATATCTCTTTCAAAACATCAAGTGATTTTGGTCTTTTAAAACCCTCCAGATGAAAACCATAATAATCAATTAAAACCTTCAGCAACACTTGTCTTTCAGCTACGTGAAAAACCTTCTGATCGTTTTCGAATTTAAGATCTATCAGTTTCTTAAAAAGATTGGTTTCGTGTTCTGTTAGTGTATTTGCTCCGTGAAACAAAGTAAAAACGCCATCGATCATTTCAAAGTAAGGGAGTTCTGCTTCTGAGAAATCAGGGTAAAAACCAAAATACTTTGTAGCTTCTAAAAGCAGAATCAAATGAAAATTCGAGATATCATCATGATGATCCAGCCAGCTTAATGCCGTTTCTAAAAACACAAAAAAGGCTTCATTTTTTTCTTCCTCCTGAATGGAGTAATGGAGCATTTCGGACAAAAACATAACCATAGTACTTTTTACCAGATCGGTATGGATACTTTGAAAAGGTACTGCTGTTTTTATCTCTTTAAAAGTTTCTAAAGTTCCTTTGTTTTTATGTACCGCCTCAATCTCAAGAATAGACAATGGCTGAAAATAAGCAATTTTCTGACTTGCTTTCCGACTCGAAAAGGCATCACGTACAAAATAGGATTTCAGTCCGTGTGAAAGTGTAAAGCATTTTACAATCAGGCTTTTCTCCTGAAATTTTAACGATGAGATTACTATTGCTTTGGTTTTAATTAGCAAGATTGGATTATTAGATTGTTAGACTGCTTAGAGGTTAGACTGCTTAAATTGTTGGATTTTTAGATTATTGGACTGCTTAGAGGTTAAATTTTAATTCTTTCTAATGATCTAGCAATCTAATTATCTCAATTAGCAAATTATCTAATTATCATCACCTTTTTCACTTTAGTTTCACTTCCATCTTCGGCTGAAATAAAAACCATATAGACCCCGGAAGCTACTTTATACTTTCCGAAAGCAGTGGTATCCCATTCGATTGTTCCACCTGATGAAGTAGTTTCGTATACTAAATTGCCTTCGATGTCTGTAATTTTAATATTGGCTTTATCAATAAGCCCGGCAACTTTTACGGTTCCTGCATAATTAGGACGCACGGGATTTGGATAAACGTAAACATTATTCAAATCTTCGTTTGCTCCTGTTGCAATTCCTTTAAACGAAATCATTCCTTTGTTGGTCGCAATAAAAACCTCACCGGTAACACTATTAATTTTGACATCGTTAATAACATTACTTGGCAAAGGTGAATTGTTTATTGTAAAATGATATTTTGTTTCCTGACCATTTGGCGACACCATAAAAATCCCGGAATCAATTGTACCAATCCATTTATTATTTGCTCCGTCTACTGCGATCGATGTGATAAATTGCTCATAAAGCAGCTCCTGAGCCAAATTATCTTCCATAATTATAATTGGATTTGCCTTTAGCTGGCTTTCGGTCTGAAAACCTCCAACATTAGATAAAACTCTCAGTCCTTTTGTGGTACCAATCCAAAGTTGATTTTTCGTATCAAGTGCTACAGCTCTCACATCTTCAATTGGCAAATTCCCTAAATCAGCACCGGAAGTAATCTTTTTAAAAGTATTGTTACTTTCATTAAAAGCAATTACTCCGTCATTACTCGTTGCCATCCATTTGGTATTGTTTTTGTCGATCACTATCCCGGCATAATTGGTTGTTTCAGCATCTTTAAGAATTGAACTTGTCGCATAACTTTGCCATTTTCCATCGGTTTTCAAAACTTTTAATCCGTTCTTAATCCTGCTATTGGTTACCCACAAATTCCCCGTTTTATCAAAAGCAGTCCCATTAATACGAACATCTATATAGTTAGGCCCTGCGAACGAAATCGATTCTAATCCGCTATTTTTTTCATTGTACAATAGAACCGGGGTATCGTTTTCTATTTTTAACAATCCGGAAAAAAAGGAACTTACAAAAACCTGTTTTTCATTACTGGGATTTATAATCACCCGTGTTATTGACTTAGCATCAAAAACTTGCGAGTAAGGAATATTCAGCCAGCCCGAAGTGCTATATTTACTCACTCCATAACTGTCTAAACTATACGGATTATAAAAGGTGTCATAATCTCCATATACAGCCCAAAGCTCGCCAGGACCTGCATCTAAAGAAAAAATATTATTCCGAATCGGTCCTGATGGTGTATTTTCTTGAAAAGCGGAAGTCCCTGAAAGTGTTGATGAAAACAGCCCTTGTTCTTTTGTTCCTATATATATCTGATCTCCTGTAAGGCTCGAACAGGTAAAATTCAGAGTATTATTCAAAACCTGTGTATTGGTAATCTGACGCATCAACACCATTTGGTTGTTGTACACATAAACGATATCCGGCGTTGTGATTATTAAATTATGGTTTACAGCACGCATGTCAACTGAAGGTCGCGGGAGCTGTAAAAACCCAACGAATGAATTGGAGTTGTATCGATGTATAAATCCTGCCGAACTTATCGCAATCAGTTCAGAATCCAAAGACTCGATACTATTCCAGTCGCCAGCAGCTACCAGACTCCATTGATTAAAATCAATAA
This window encodes:
- the ileS gene encoding isoleucine--tRNA ligase; translated protein: MSTKFTEYKGLDLPTVASEVLDFWKKENIFEKSVSTREGAEPYVFFEGPPSANGLPGIHHVMARAIKDIFCRYKTQKGFQVKRKAGWDTHGLPVELGTEKELGITKEDIGKTISIEEYNEACKKTVMRYTDVWNDLTEKMGYWVDMEDPYVTYKPKYMESVWWLLKQIYDKGLLYKGYTIQPYSPKAGTGLSSHEVNQPGAYRDVTDTTIVAQFKTIPETLPSFLKGFGDIHILAWTTTPWTLPSNTALTVGPKIDYVLVKTFNQYTFEPINVVLAKNLVGKQFGKGFFASEDDADFDKVKNGDKQLPYKIVAEAKGADLAEIRYEQLLPYVLPYQNPENAFRVITGDFVTTEDGTGVVHTAPTFGADDAKVAKEAKPEVPPMLVLDENGTAVPLVDLQGKFTSHVGDLAGKYVKNEYYDAGQAPERSVDVEIAIRLKEENKAFKVEKYVHSYPHSWRTDEPLLYYPLDSWFIKVTDVKDRMFDLNETINWKPKSTGEGRFGNWLKNANDWNLSRSRYWGIPLPIWRTEDKKEEVLIGSVEELYNAIEKSIEAGFQKENPFKGFEIGNMSESNYDLVDLHKNVVDGITLVSASGQPMKRESDLIDVWFDSGAMPYAQWHYPFENKDKIDENKDFPANFIAEGVDQTRGWFYTLHAIGTLVFDKIAYKNVVSNGLVLDKNGQKMSKRLGNATDPFETIKEYGPDATRWYMISNANPWDNLKFDIEGIAEVRRKFFGTLYNTYSFFSLYANIDGFKYAEAEIPLNERPEIDQWIMSELHTLIKFVDECYEDYEPTKAARAISDFVQENLSNWYVRLCRRRFWKGEYAHDKIAAYQTLYTCLLTISKLSAPIAPFFMDKLYRDLTGSTQTEQFASVHLAEFPKFVENFVNKTLESKMQKAQTISSLVLSLRKKEMIKVRQPLQKVMIPVLDENQRAEIEAISELVKAEVNVKEIVLLDDDSGILVKQIKPNFKALGPRFGKDMGLISKEIQSFSADQINQLDKQGALDIVIAGNTVTLSLEDVEITSQDIEGWLVANSNGITVALDITISEELKNEGIARELVNRIQNIRKDSGFEVTDKIKVQIKRSGLLEEAILKNEDYIKSETLTDDLVFVDALENGTEIEFDDIKTMILISK
- the recO gene encoding DNA repair protein RecO; amino-acid sequence: MLIKTKAIVISSLKFQEKSLIVKCFTLSHGLKSYFVRDAFSSRKASQKIAYFQPLSILEIEAVHKNKGTLETFKEIKTAVPFQSIHTDLVKSTMVMFLSEMLHYSIQEEEKNEAFFVFLETALSWLDHHDDISNFHLILLLEATKYFGFYPDFSEAELPYFEMIDGVFTLFHGANTLTEHETNLFKKLIDLKFENDQKVFHVAERQVLLKVLIDYYGFHLEGFKRPKSLDVLKEIFS
- a CDS encoding T9SS type A sorting domain-containing protein, which translates into the protein MKRKFLYVLLLLVVQFCFSQNKLSWQGYFSFNEIKDISQSSTTVFTASENALFSKNTAQNTTKITTTVDGLSGQTISALYHSEGFKKTIIGYENGLMIVVNETDGSILRVIDIINKQLPANLKRINHFMEYNGVIYVSCDFGIVQFNLTSLKFGDTYFIGDNGAEVRVRQTAYFNGFFYAATSNGIKKANSTNANLIDFNQWSLVAAGDWNSIESLDSELIAISSAGFIHRYNSNSFVGFLQLPRPSVDMRAVNHNLIITTPDIVYVYNNQMVLMRQITNTQVLNNTLNFTCSSLTGDQIYIGTKEQGLFSSTLSGTSAFQENTPSGPIRNNIFSLDAGPGELWAVYGDYDTFYNPYSLDSYGVSKYSTSGWLNIPYSQVFDAKSITRVIINPSNEKQVFVSSFFSGLLKIENDTPVLLYNEKNSGLESISFAGPNYIDVRINGTAFDKTGNLWVTNSRIKNGLKVLKTDGKWQSYATSSILKDAETTNYAGIVIDKNNTKWMATSNDGVIAFNESNNTFKKITSGADLGNLPIEDVRAVALDTKNQLWIGTTKGLRVLSNVGGFQTESQLKANPIIIMEDNLAQELLYEQFITSIAVDGANNKWIGTIDSGIFMVSPNGQETKYHFTINNSPLPSNVINDVKINSVTGEVFIATNKGMISFKGIATGANEDLNNVYVYPNPVRPNYAGTVKVAGLIDKANIKITDIEGNLVYETTSSGGTIEWDTTAFGKYKVASGVYMVFISAEDGSETKVKKVMIIR
- a CDS encoding PQQ-binding-like beta-propeller repeat protein; this translates as MKKITFSIILLFLVSLSVTAQRKYDEIITTENSVKDMVQNEITGIVVFKEGGTVKGLDPETKKIVWTLTKDDFGSTSAGDILTDPDFGKLFKEKSDLSSVAGSPYVEAYINSKYIIINTDTGKVVYNSSKESFWVMQSDFIPETDEYLLTMKKDGDMAIALLDMKTGELKWNTTVDKAKSLFSFSLSVKESAFTNKATVHGSVIYYLLYGKLYSFDRNSGKLNWKAEEEYSRFFLTQNDKNIVVVNSKGLFAAKEYLNVLNTENGKSIWKESIKTKRVVYLEDWGTKLLIAHYGGFNFFDLNTGEKVWKKDARGDGLKRVIPIDEDFLYVAENEMMLINKDGEKLWKKFIEISDDKEDPIYYLGKVGEKVMYLTGTYGNMVDYKTGIKLWKRNIGFDKSRPVLPTYDEATNSYLVYNDEKLYKFDPSIKDKPEPFAKVNIKKEKELNSIELFPWGVVLSGPVEVMGVNMDGTIKYHLTYTQPGEGTRRLLKSAAIAGSIGLGVGSAVSAAQGAELTMTYRDSSGNMRSTVIKEEDKSKKNQAKNMAMASAALGIVAAKFNSRFNAMKQNRDYSYIFAKADSGEKVLVKVSKAEGTEVDKIIFNNTKPIYEVDPATQNIFYVSDKSIQIFNKK
- a CDS encoding Atg14 domain-containing protein; the protein is MKKTLLLIALLVIGSIQAQEKISSKKKKFFIPVIKYSSFPILDNALTQTTFYQMDKELVQEELVLKKKYFDIEGFIKDPANGKLKIYLTIALPKYNATKVDSTFDKKKNSWQFMVYSNYSVKIKVEAKCGDKLLLSEDFNNTESYVIGGSYQKENVKAAIALSNQRVEQAEKDNDYTAEELGMDRVIYQSVEKIQNYLNYKFAYTIDESKEKFEFVTSKGHSEYKQMLDFENEITAQIEKITLEKGLDEKLLAPHLQYLESLLVKYPPSPANENIRFIVTNNLAETYFLLENKEKALQYANLLIENDKQDSRGSAIVKRVNSANFVDKKVRSHTTRFADLKKLGLKIAEEKEEKRLAFFEKIEQQDAEWEIEKSNREANLEKAKMQRSNLLDSIPYQLNANLLAKVIDNLGGSQALKKIEKAHLYSKLSIEGNKVSQTEERWATNSNYLLRKKMPESYYEIVNGAEAWSHDDRESGVNAKWAKLTAYDYSNLSKNLDPVNFLTDLRLDLWNNFEVLQDEMYEGRVCYHLNYFEKTLSSGNRTIPKTDYHVFIDKENFNIVSTEKTEFDNGNKSFFERKLFGDYRPVATLNSGKIPHKINYEIEDFNGETLYQEIREKVEVNPVFGNRIFMKEVYFGGFK
- a CDS encoding TraR/DksA family transcriptional regulator, with the translated sequence MIDEITRYSDADLAEFKEIIQSKIQKAQADLDLIKSAYMNDLNNGTDDTSPTFKAFEEGSETMSKEANSQLAIRQEKFIRDLKNALFRVENKTYGICKVTGKLISKERLKIVPHATMSIEAKNLQR